A part of Verrucomicrobiota bacterium genomic DNA contains:
- a CDS encoding polysaccharide biosynthesis tyrosine autokinase, with product MNAPQPNVAPQSMGFGTGVMDRVNIYFRVRRYLKMLARRWFVLVLAVIVSVGFAAHNAFTTPNKYRATSKIGIAPRVVTPYDKGGQLVVDLTSFYENHLQYMHSSAVLNRVDQKLRANRQFADNKATATPMASRGVGYFLMTVESVDFEFARQFSIFWAREFMSFLDERNQGVVSERLAETRRDIERYEKRLEHARQTLQDFQKKNNIASVKETADAAQQRLDNLLDEFTAIQTMRQRLENKTSQDLARGGLMQTRKTPEKSANPDKTGNARNDTIDPLDRFLGETKFGDVDLQLRNRESDYNHWLKTLKPKHPYMVSLTTDLDRLRRDLQYQLEMIEEKRKARIESLRRDEESYKPLIDNLRNQVFESRGVQNEFERLKSDENDVKADLEDLRKTVRSLEANNNRDNMLTILEEGIGTPAPVSPDRQKIILSGLLVGLALGMGIIYLLDRLDDRLELAEDIETELEEPVLGQVPLIKRKSGAGSILISDMDEHSMFAESIRVVRSAVMLGVEAERKQVLIVTSAIPGDGKTTFTVNFAVTLAAAGNKVLLVDADMRRGNTHNYFKLERTLGLADVLSGKTDWREAIRTTQVPTLFLLTTGSLPKNPGELLIGPLTTPFIEEVRNEFDYIVFDCPPLTAIDDAFALVPAADGILFVIRAGQTSLRFAKNALAAVHQRGGQIFGIVLNGITADNPYYYYNHYYHGYYRKGRAVSDDDDHPTRTDDAASPSAKGGSAANTEVKTEGNI from the coding sequence ATGAATGCACCACAGCCTAATGTAGCGCCACAGTCCATGGGTTTCGGTACCGGCGTGATGGACCGGGTGAATATCTATTTTCGCGTTCGGCGCTATCTCAAAATGCTGGCGCGGAGATGGTTCGTGCTCGTTCTGGCCGTGATTGTCTCCGTCGGCTTTGCCGCGCATAACGCCTTCACCACGCCGAACAAATATCGTGCCACCAGCAAGATTGGCATTGCCCCGCGGGTGGTGACCCCGTACGACAAAGGCGGCCAGTTGGTGGTGGACCTGACCAGCTTTTATGAAAATCACTTGCAGTACATGCATAGCAGCGCGGTGCTGAACCGGGTGGATCAAAAGTTACGCGCCAACCGTCAGTTTGCGGATAACAAAGCCACCGCCACGCCCATGGCTTCGCGCGGCGTCGGCTATTTTCTGATGACGGTCGAAAGTGTTGATTTTGAATTCGCCCGCCAGTTCTCCATTTTCTGGGCTCGTGAATTCATGTCCTTTCTGGATGAACGCAACCAAGGGGTGGTTTCCGAGCGGCTCGCGGAAACCCGGCGCGATATTGAGCGCTACGAGAAACGGCTCGAACATGCCCGGCAAACGTTGCAGGATTTCCAAAAAAAGAACAACATTGCGAGTGTCAAGGAAACTGCGGATGCCGCGCAGCAACGCTTGGATAACCTGCTGGATGAGTTTACCGCCATCCAGACGATGCGCCAACGGCTCGAAAATAAAACCAGCCAGGACCTTGCCCGGGGTGGGCTCATGCAAACCCGTAAAACTCCTGAGAAGTCCGCCAACCCAGATAAGACTGGCAATGCCCGTAATGATACCATTGACCCATTGGATCGCTTTCTGGGGGAAACGAAGTTTGGCGACGTGGATCTGCAACTGCGCAACCGCGAGTCGGATTACAATCATTGGCTCAAAACTTTGAAGCCCAAGCATCCGTACATGGTTAGTTTGACCACGGACTTGGACCGGCTGCGGCGGGATTTGCAGTACCAGTTGGAGATGATTGAGGAAAAGCGCAAAGCCCGCATTGAGTCCCTGCGCCGCGATGAGGAGAGTTATAAGCCCCTGATTGATAATCTGCGCAATCAAGTATTTGAATCACGCGGCGTCCAGAACGAGTTTGAACGCTTAAAGTCGGATGAGAATGATGTCAAAGCGGATTTGGAGGATCTGCGCAAGACGGTTCGCTCGTTGGAAGCCAACAATAACCGGGACAACATGCTCACAATCCTCGAGGAAGGCATCGGTACACCTGCACCGGTAAGTCCAGACCGGCAGAAAATCATTCTCAGCGGCTTGTTGGTCGGGCTCGCGCTGGGAATGGGTATCATCTATCTCCTTGATCGCCTGGATGACCGGCTGGAACTGGCGGAAGACATTGAAACCGAGCTGGAGGAACCGGTGTTGGGCCAAGTACCGTTGATCAAGCGCAAGTCGGGAGCAGGCAGCATCCTGATTTCGGACATGGACGAGCATAGCATGTTTGCAGAATCCATCCGGGTGGTGCGCTCGGCGGTCATGTTGGGTGTGGAAGCCGAACGCAAGCAGGTGCTGATTGTCACCAGCGCCATTCCGGGTGATGGCAAGACCACGTTTACCGTCAATTTTGCCGTCACGCTTGCGGCGGCTGGCAACAAAGTGTTGTTGGTGGATGCGGATATGCGTCGCGGCAATACCCACAACTATTTCAAGTTGGAGCGTACTTTGGGGTTGGCTGACGTTTTAAGTGGCAAGACGGATTGGCGTGAGGCAATAAGAACCACACAGGTTCCAACGCTGTTTCTCCTAACCACCGGCAGCCTGCCGAAAAATCCCGGAGAATTGCTGATTGGCCCGCTCACCACCCCCTTTATTGAGGAAGTGCGCAATGAGTTTGATTACATCGTGTTTGACTGTCCGCCGTTGACCGCCATTGACGACGCGTTTGCCTTGGTTCCCGCTGCGGATGGAATTCTGTTCGTGATCCGCGCTGGACAAACCTCGCTGCGTTTTGCCAAAAACGCCCTGGCCGCCGTGCATCAGCGCGGGGGGCAAATATTTGGTATTGTTTTGAATGGTATCACCGCCGATAATCCCTACTATTACTATAACCATTACTATCATGGTTATTATCGCAAGGGCCGTGCGGTTTCCGACGACGACGACCATCCAACCCGGACGGACGACGCGGCATCGCCGTCCGCCAAGGGGGGTTCTGCCGCGAACACGGAAGTTAAAACTGAAGGTAATATCTGA